The following proteins come from a genomic window of Ammospiza nelsoni isolate bAmmNel1 chromosome 6, bAmmNel1.pri, whole genome shotgun sequence:
- the GRK2 gene encoding beta-adrenergic receptor kinase 1 isoform X2 has product MADLEAVLADVSYLMAMEKSRAAPAARASKRIVLPEPSIRSVMQKYLEDRGEVTFDKIFTQKIGYLLFRDFAFNQAEEAKPLMEFYEEIKKYEKLDSEEERAAHSRHIFDHYIMKELLACSHPFSKSATEHVQSRLSKKQVPPDLFQPYIEEICQNLRGGIFQKFIESDKFTRFCQWKNVELNIHLTMNDFSVHRIIGRGGFGEVYGCRKADTGKMYAMKCLDKKRIKMKQGETLALNERIMLSLVSTGDCPFIVCMSYAFHTPDKLSFILDLMNGGDLHYHLSQHGVFSEAEMRFYAAEIILGLEHMHSRFVVYRDLKPANILLDEFGHVRISDLGLACDFSKKKPHASVGTHGYMAPEVLQKGVAYDSSADWFSLGCMLFKLLRGHSPFRQHKTKDKHEIDRMTLTMAVELPDSFSPELRSLLEGLLQRDVNRRLGCMGRGAQEVKEEPFFKGLDWQMVFLQKYPPPLVPPRGEVNAADAFDIGSFDEEDTKGIKLLESDQELYRNFPLTISERWQQEVTETVFDAVNADTDKLEARKKAKNKQLGHEEEYAMGKDCIMHGYMAKLGNPFLTQWQRRYFYLFPNRLEWRGEGESPSLLTMEEIDSVEETQVKERKCILLRIRGGKQFVLQCDSDPELVQWRKELREAQRQAQQLLQRVPRMQNKPRSPVVELSKVPFIQRSHNGL; this is encoded by the exons ATGGCGGACCTGGAGGCGGTGCTGGCGGACGTGAGTTACCTGATGGCCATGGAGAAGAgccgcgccgcgcccgccgcccgcgccAGCAAGAGGATCGTCCTGCCCGAGCCCAG CATCCGCAGCGTCATGCAGAAGTACCTGGAGGACCGGGGAGAGGTGACATTTGACAAGATCTTCACTCAGAAGATCG gctaCCTGCTTTTCCGGGATTTCGCCTTCAACCAGGCCGAGGAGGCCAAGCCCCTGATGGAATTTTATGAGGAG ATCAAGAAGTACGAGAAGCTGGACTCGGAGGAGGAGCGGGCCGCCCACAGCCGCCACATCTTCGACCATTACATCatgaaggagctgctggcctgCTCCCAC CCCTTTTCCAAGAGCGCCACGGAGCACGTCCAGAGCCGCCTGAGCAAGAAGCAGGTGCCCCCAGACCTCTTCCAG CCCTACATTGAGGAGATCTGCCAGAACCTGCGTGGGGGCATCTTCCAGAAATTCATTGAGAG TGACAAGTTCACGCGGTTCTGCCAGTGGAAGAACGTGGAGCTGAACATCCAT CTCACCATGAACGACTTCAGCGTTCACCGAATCATCGGCCGCGGCGGCTTCGGGGAGGTCTACGGCTGCCGGAAAGCGGACACGGGCAAAAT GTACGCCATGAAGTGCTTGGACAAGAAACGCATCAAGATGAAGCAGGGCGAAACGCTGGCCCTCAACGAGCGCATCATGCTGTCCCTCGTCAGCACTGGG GACTGCCCGTTCATCGTGTGCATGTCCTACGCCTTCCACACGCCCGACAAGCTCAGCTTCATCCTCGACCTCATGAATG ggggGGACCTGCACTATCACCTGTCCCAGCATGGCGTCTTCTCGGAGGCGGAGATGAGGTTCTACGCGGCCGAGATCAtcctgggcctggagcacatGCACAGCCGCTTCGTGGTGTACCGTGACCTCAAG ccagcaAACATCCTCCTGGACGAGTTTGGCCACGTCCGCATCTCCGACctgggcctggcctgcgacTTCTCCAAGAAGAAGCCCCACGCCAGCGT gggCACCCACGGGTACATGGCGCCGGAGGTGCTGCAGAAGGGGGTGGCCTACGACAGCAGCGCCGACTGGTTCTCGCTGGGCTGCATGCTCTTCAAGCTGCTCCGGGG gcacagcccattCCGGCAGCACAAGACGAAGGACAAGCACGAGATTGACCGGATGACCCTCACCATG GCCGTGGAGCTGCCAGACTCCTTCTCCCCGGAGCTGCGCTCCCTGCTcgaggggctgctgcagcggGATGTCAACCGGCGCCTGGGCTGCATGGGCCGAGG GGCGCAGGAGGTGAAGGAAGAGCCCTTCTTCAAGGGCCTGGACTGGCAGATGGTGTTCCTGCAGAAG TACCCACCACCCCTCGTCCCACCCCGCGGCGAGGTGAACGCGGCCGACGCCTTCGACATCGGCTCCTTTGACGAGGAGGACACCAAGGGCATCAAG ctgtTGGAGAGCGACCAGGAGCTGTACCGCAACTTCCCGCTCACCATCTCGGAGCGCTGGCAGCAGGAGGTCACCGAGACCGTCTTCGACGCCGTCAACGCCGACACCGACAAGCTGGAGGCCCGCAAGAAGGCCAAGAACAAGCAGCTGGGCCACGAGGAGG AGTACGCCATGGGCAAGGACTGCATCATGCACGGCTACATGGCCAAGCTGGGCAACCCCTTCCTGACGCAGTGGCAGCGCCGCTACTTCTACCTCTTCCCCAACCGCCTGGAGTGGCGCGGGGAGGGCGAGTCACCG TCCCTGCTCACCATGGAGGAGATCGACTCGGTGGAGGAGACGCAGGTGAAGGAGCGCAAGTGCATCCTGCTCCGCATCCGCGGGGGCAAGCAGTTTGTGCTGCAGTGCGAC AGCGACCCCGAGCTGGTGCAGTGGCGGAAGGAGCTGCGGGAGGCGCAGCGCCAGgcgcagcagctgctgcagcggGTGCCCCGCATGCAGAACAAGCCGCGCTCGCCCGTGGTGGAGCTCAGCAAAGTGCCCTTCATCCAGCGCTCCCACAACGGGCTCTGA
- the GRK2 gene encoding beta-adrenergic receptor kinase 1 isoform X1, whose translation MADLEAVLADVSYLMAMEKSRAAPAARASKRIVLPEPSIRSVMQKYLEDRGEVTFDKIFTQKIGYLLFRDFAFNQAEEAKPLMEFYEEIKKYEKLDSEEERAAHSRHIFDHYIMKELLACSHPFSKSATEHVQSRLSKKQVPPDLFQPYIEEICQNLRGGIFQKFIESDKFTRFCQWKNVELNIHLTMNDFSVHRIIGRGGFGEVYGCRKADTGKMYAMKCLDKKRIKMKQGETLALNERIMLSLVSTGDCPFIVCMSYAFHTPDKLSFILDLMNGGDLHYHLSQHGVFSEAEMRFYAAEIILGLEHMHSRFVVYRDLKPANILLDEFGHVRISDLGLACDFSKKKPHASVGTHGYMAPEVLQKGVAYDSSADWFSLGCMLFKLLRGHSPFRQHKTKDKHEIDRMTLTMAVELPDSFSPELRSLLEGLLQRDVNRRLGCMGRGAQEVKEEPFFKGLDWQMVFLQKYPPPLVPPRGEVNAADAFDIGSFDEEDTKGIKLLESDQELYRNFPLTISERWQQEVTETVFDAVNADTDKLEARKKAKNKQLGHEEEYAMGKDCIMHGYMAKLGNPFLTQWQRRYFYLFPNRLEWRGEGESPQSLLTMEEIDSVEETQVKERKCILLRIRGGKQFVLQCDSDPELVQWRKELREAQRQAQQLLQRVPRMQNKPRSPVVELSKVPFIQRSHNGL comes from the exons ATGGCGGACCTGGAGGCGGTGCTGGCGGACGTGAGTTACCTGATGGCCATGGAGAAGAgccgcgccgcgcccgccgcccgcgccAGCAAGAGGATCGTCCTGCCCGAGCCCAG CATCCGCAGCGTCATGCAGAAGTACCTGGAGGACCGGGGAGAGGTGACATTTGACAAGATCTTCACTCAGAAGATCG gctaCCTGCTTTTCCGGGATTTCGCCTTCAACCAGGCCGAGGAGGCCAAGCCCCTGATGGAATTTTATGAGGAG ATCAAGAAGTACGAGAAGCTGGACTCGGAGGAGGAGCGGGCCGCCCACAGCCGCCACATCTTCGACCATTACATCatgaaggagctgctggcctgCTCCCAC CCCTTTTCCAAGAGCGCCACGGAGCACGTCCAGAGCCGCCTGAGCAAGAAGCAGGTGCCCCCAGACCTCTTCCAG CCCTACATTGAGGAGATCTGCCAGAACCTGCGTGGGGGCATCTTCCAGAAATTCATTGAGAG TGACAAGTTCACGCGGTTCTGCCAGTGGAAGAACGTGGAGCTGAACATCCAT CTCACCATGAACGACTTCAGCGTTCACCGAATCATCGGCCGCGGCGGCTTCGGGGAGGTCTACGGCTGCCGGAAAGCGGACACGGGCAAAAT GTACGCCATGAAGTGCTTGGACAAGAAACGCATCAAGATGAAGCAGGGCGAAACGCTGGCCCTCAACGAGCGCATCATGCTGTCCCTCGTCAGCACTGGG GACTGCCCGTTCATCGTGTGCATGTCCTACGCCTTCCACACGCCCGACAAGCTCAGCTTCATCCTCGACCTCATGAATG ggggGGACCTGCACTATCACCTGTCCCAGCATGGCGTCTTCTCGGAGGCGGAGATGAGGTTCTACGCGGCCGAGATCAtcctgggcctggagcacatGCACAGCCGCTTCGTGGTGTACCGTGACCTCAAG ccagcaAACATCCTCCTGGACGAGTTTGGCCACGTCCGCATCTCCGACctgggcctggcctgcgacTTCTCCAAGAAGAAGCCCCACGCCAGCGT gggCACCCACGGGTACATGGCGCCGGAGGTGCTGCAGAAGGGGGTGGCCTACGACAGCAGCGCCGACTGGTTCTCGCTGGGCTGCATGCTCTTCAAGCTGCTCCGGGG gcacagcccattCCGGCAGCACAAGACGAAGGACAAGCACGAGATTGACCGGATGACCCTCACCATG GCCGTGGAGCTGCCAGACTCCTTCTCCCCGGAGCTGCGCTCCCTGCTcgaggggctgctgcagcggGATGTCAACCGGCGCCTGGGCTGCATGGGCCGAGG GGCGCAGGAGGTGAAGGAAGAGCCCTTCTTCAAGGGCCTGGACTGGCAGATGGTGTTCCTGCAGAAG TACCCACCACCCCTCGTCCCACCCCGCGGCGAGGTGAACGCGGCCGACGCCTTCGACATCGGCTCCTTTGACGAGGAGGACACCAAGGGCATCAAG ctgtTGGAGAGCGACCAGGAGCTGTACCGCAACTTCCCGCTCACCATCTCGGAGCGCTGGCAGCAGGAGGTCACCGAGACCGTCTTCGACGCCGTCAACGCCGACACCGACAAGCTGGAGGCCCGCAAGAAGGCCAAGAACAAGCAGCTGGGCCACGAGGAGG AGTACGCCATGGGCAAGGACTGCATCATGCACGGCTACATGGCCAAGCTGGGCAACCCCTTCCTGACGCAGTGGCAGCGCCGCTACTTCTACCTCTTCCCCAACCGCCTGGAGTGGCGCGGGGAGGGCGAGTCACCG CAGTCCCTGCTCACCATGGAGGAGATCGACTCGGTGGAGGAGACGCAGGTGAAGGAGCGCAAGTGCATCCTGCTCCGCATCCGCGGGGGCAAGCAGTTTGTGCTGCAGTGCGAC AGCGACCCCGAGCTGGTGCAGTGGCGGAAGGAGCTGCGGGAGGCGCAGCGCCAGgcgcagcagctgctgcagcggGTGCCCCGCATGCAGAACAAGCCGCGCTCGCCCGTGGTGGAGCTCAGCAAAGTGCCCTTCATCCAGCGCTCCCACAACGGGCTCTGA
- the GRK2 gene encoding beta-adrenergic receptor kinase 1 isoform X3 translates to MEFYEEIKKYEKLDSEEERAAHSRHIFDHYIMKELLACSHPFSKSATEHVQSRLSKKQVPPDLFQPYIEEICQNLRGGIFQKFIESDKFTRFCQWKNVELNIHLTMNDFSVHRIIGRGGFGEVYGCRKADTGKMYAMKCLDKKRIKMKQGETLALNERIMLSLVSTGDCPFIVCMSYAFHTPDKLSFILDLMNGGDLHYHLSQHGVFSEAEMRFYAAEIILGLEHMHSRFVVYRDLKPANILLDEFGHVRISDLGLACDFSKKKPHASVGTHGYMAPEVLQKGVAYDSSADWFSLGCMLFKLLRGHSPFRQHKTKDKHEIDRMTLTMAVELPDSFSPELRSLLEGLLQRDVNRRLGCMGRGAQEVKEEPFFKGLDWQMVFLQKYPPPLVPPRGEVNAADAFDIGSFDEEDTKGIKLLESDQELYRNFPLTISERWQQEVTETVFDAVNADTDKLEARKKAKNKQLGHEEEYAMGKDCIMHGYMAKLGNPFLTQWQRRYFYLFPNRLEWRGEGESPQSLLTMEEIDSVEETQVKERKCILLRIRGGKQFVLQCDSDPELVQWRKELREAQRQAQQLLQRVPRMQNKPRSPVVELSKVPFIQRSHNGL, encoded by the exons ATGGAATTTTATGAGGAG ATCAAGAAGTACGAGAAGCTGGACTCGGAGGAGGAGCGGGCCGCCCACAGCCGCCACATCTTCGACCATTACATCatgaaggagctgctggcctgCTCCCAC CCCTTTTCCAAGAGCGCCACGGAGCACGTCCAGAGCCGCCTGAGCAAGAAGCAGGTGCCCCCAGACCTCTTCCAG CCCTACATTGAGGAGATCTGCCAGAACCTGCGTGGGGGCATCTTCCAGAAATTCATTGAGAG TGACAAGTTCACGCGGTTCTGCCAGTGGAAGAACGTGGAGCTGAACATCCAT CTCACCATGAACGACTTCAGCGTTCACCGAATCATCGGCCGCGGCGGCTTCGGGGAGGTCTACGGCTGCCGGAAAGCGGACACGGGCAAAAT GTACGCCATGAAGTGCTTGGACAAGAAACGCATCAAGATGAAGCAGGGCGAAACGCTGGCCCTCAACGAGCGCATCATGCTGTCCCTCGTCAGCACTGGG GACTGCCCGTTCATCGTGTGCATGTCCTACGCCTTCCACACGCCCGACAAGCTCAGCTTCATCCTCGACCTCATGAATG ggggGGACCTGCACTATCACCTGTCCCAGCATGGCGTCTTCTCGGAGGCGGAGATGAGGTTCTACGCGGCCGAGATCAtcctgggcctggagcacatGCACAGCCGCTTCGTGGTGTACCGTGACCTCAAG ccagcaAACATCCTCCTGGACGAGTTTGGCCACGTCCGCATCTCCGACctgggcctggcctgcgacTTCTCCAAGAAGAAGCCCCACGCCAGCGT gggCACCCACGGGTACATGGCGCCGGAGGTGCTGCAGAAGGGGGTGGCCTACGACAGCAGCGCCGACTGGTTCTCGCTGGGCTGCATGCTCTTCAAGCTGCTCCGGGG gcacagcccattCCGGCAGCACAAGACGAAGGACAAGCACGAGATTGACCGGATGACCCTCACCATG GCCGTGGAGCTGCCAGACTCCTTCTCCCCGGAGCTGCGCTCCCTGCTcgaggggctgctgcagcggGATGTCAACCGGCGCCTGGGCTGCATGGGCCGAGG GGCGCAGGAGGTGAAGGAAGAGCCCTTCTTCAAGGGCCTGGACTGGCAGATGGTGTTCCTGCAGAAG TACCCACCACCCCTCGTCCCACCCCGCGGCGAGGTGAACGCGGCCGACGCCTTCGACATCGGCTCCTTTGACGAGGAGGACACCAAGGGCATCAAG ctgtTGGAGAGCGACCAGGAGCTGTACCGCAACTTCCCGCTCACCATCTCGGAGCGCTGGCAGCAGGAGGTCACCGAGACCGTCTTCGACGCCGTCAACGCCGACACCGACAAGCTGGAGGCCCGCAAGAAGGCCAAGAACAAGCAGCTGGGCCACGAGGAGG AGTACGCCATGGGCAAGGACTGCATCATGCACGGCTACATGGCCAAGCTGGGCAACCCCTTCCTGACGCAGTGGCAGCGCCGCTACTTCTACCTCTTCCCCAACCGCCTGGAGTGGCGCGGGGAGGGCGAGTCACCG CAGTCCCTGCTCACCATGGAGGAGATCGACTCGGTGGAGGAGACGCAGGTGAAGGAGCGCAAGTGCATCCTGCTCCGCATCCGCGGGGGCAAGCAGTTTGTGCTGCAGTGCGAC AGCGACCCCGAGCTGGTGCAGTGGCGGAAGGAGCTGCGGGAGGCGCAGCGCCAGgcgcagcagctgctgcagcggGTGCCCCGCATGCAGAACAAGCCGCGCTCGCCCGTGGTGGAGCTCAGCAAAGTGCCCTTCATCCAGCGCTCCCACAACGGGCTCTGA